The proteins below come from a single Prochlorococcus marinus str. MIT 9215 genomic window:
- a CDS encoding 6-pyruvoyl trahydropterin synthase family protein, with translation MTSPQSNSLHGKGRECVITRRACFSSSHRYWLPEKSPEENLSLFGKCSFAPGHGHNYELIVSMGGELDSDGMVLNLSDVKHSIKNEVTGQLDFRFLNDVWPEFNIYSQDGILPTTEALVKVIWNRLKDDLPLTSLRLYESPTLWADYFGTNMEALLTVQSHFNAAHRLAKDEISLSENKKIYGKCARINGHGHNYFLDVTVRGQINPRTGMICDLPSLQSIIDDLIVEQFDHTFLNKDIEYFKTCVPTCENIALHISDILSSPIKNIGANLHKIRLQESPNNAAEIYVEQTIQNSLQRKLENSLVAQA, from the coding sequence ATGACTTCTCCACAATCCAATTCATTACATGGAAAGGGACGTGAATGCGTCATAACTAGACGCGCCTGCTTTAGTTCTAGTCATCGTTATTGGCTTCCTGAAAAAAGTCCAGAAGAAAATCTATCTCTTTTTGGAAAGTGTAGTTTTGCTCCGGGACATGGTCATAACTATGAACTCATTGTATCAATGGGTGGAGAACTAGACTCAGATGGAATGGTCTTAAACCTCTCTGATGTAAAACACTCTATTAAAAACGAGGTCACAGGACAATTAGATTTTCGTTTTTTAAATGATGTCTGGCCAGAATTTAATATTTACAGTCAGGATGGAATACTCCCGACAACCGAAGCATTAGTTAAGGTCATTTGGAATCGTTTAAAAGATGATTTACCTCTTACAAGTTTAAGACTTTATGAAAGCCCGACTTTATGGGCAGATTATTTTGGAACAAACATGGAAGCTTTATTAACAGTTCAAAGTCATTTCAATGCAGCTCATAGATTAGCCAAAGATGAAATCTCCTTAAGTGAAAACAAAAAAATTTATGGTAAATGCGCAAGAATTAATGGACATGGTCATAACTATTTTCTTGATGTGACTGTTCGAGGACAAATAAATCCTAGAACAGGCATGATTTGTGATTTACCTTCATTACAATCAATTATTGATGATCTTATTGTTGAACAGTTTGATCATACTTTTTTAAATAAAGATATTGAATATTTCAAAACTTGCGTTCCAACATGTGAAAATATTGCATTACATATTTCTGATATCCTCTCATCACCCATTAAAAATATTGGAGCAAATTTACATAAGATTAGGCTCCAAGAAAGTCCTAATAATGCCGCTGAGATTTATGTTGAGCAAACCATACAAAATTCTCTACAAAGGAAACTTGAAAATTCATTAGTTGCTCAAGCTTGA
- a CDS encoding shikimate kinase has product MEQSIIEKTVKIIKGRSIFLIGMMGSGKSQTGLKLAELLKYKYIDLDTLIEKLAKKSINQIFKDEGEDNFRELEANCLKETIKIPSLVISTGGGIVTKSENWGILRQGIIAWIDLEKDIAIERLKNEIENRPLLQGKNLNDLYMSIFQSRENLYSQADLRIQVKKENIEEVAMKIINAIHKEIIS; this is encoded by the coding sequence ATGGAACAATCCATTATTGAAAAAACAGTCAAAATCATCAAAGGTAGAAGCATATTTTTAATAGGAATGATGGGCTCTGGTAAGTCACAAACTGGTTTGAAGCTGGCTGAATTATTGAAGTATAAATACATTGATTTAGATACATTAATAGAGAAGTTGGCAAAAAAATCTATCAATCAAATTTTTAAAGATGAAGGAGAAGATAATTTCCGAGAATTAGAAGCAAACTGCCTTAAAGAAACTATCAAAATTCCTTCATTAGTAATCTCAACTGGAGGAGGAATAGTTACCAAATCAGAAAACTGGGGAATCTTAAGACAGGGAATAATTGCTTGGATAGATCTCGAAAAAGATATAGCAATTGAAAGATTGAAAAATGAAATTGAAAATAGGCCACTTCTTCAGGGAAAGAATCTTAATGATCTATATATGAGCATTTTTCAATCTAGAGAAAATTTGTATTCTCAAGCAGATTTAAGAATTCAAGTAAAAAAAGAAAATATTGAAGAAGTTGCTATGAAAATAATTAATGCAATTCATAAAGAAATAATCAGTTAA
- a CDS encoding chlororespiratory reduction protein 7: MSNPLIRASDHYVLLEPDSKEKIVSKQEAILWLKNWLSKTETQTIYQNIKDPDQEFFEELLESTYELEIKLGYVIKWFAVRIEPD; this comes from the coding sequence ATGTCAAATCCACTAATAAGAGCATCAGATCATTATGTATTATTAGAGCCAGATTCAAAGGAAAAAATTGTATCAAAGCAAGAAGCAATTTTATGGTTGAAGAATTGGCTTAGTAAGACAGAAACACAAACAATATATCAAAATATAAAAGATCCTGATCAGGAATTTTTTGAAGAATTATTGGAAAGCACTTATGAATTAGAAATAAAATTAGGATACGTTATCAAATGGTTTGCAGTAAGAATTGAACCAGATTAA